In Candidatus Woesearchaeota archaeon, the DNA window CCCACACTAAATTAGGTGTTTCAATCTGATTAGAAAAAAACTGTTCATTAACTCTGTCAAATGAACGTTTTAAAAAAGGGTCAATTTTATCTTTATTTATTCCTAAATGTAAATTTTTAATAAAATTATTATATAATTTAATATTAAGAGTAGATTTTATTGCCCCATTTTTTCCTCCTGCAACTTTTAACAATAAATCCTGAATTAAACCAATAATGATTTCTTTGTCAATTCCATGCCACGATTTGGAAAGTTTCATTTCAAGGTTATAAAAACCAGAAATTCTAATATTCGCATTGTACGGCGCAAATTTACCTGAATATTTTAATTTACTCCTATAAATATACTCTCTATCGGGATAAAGTTCTTTAAATGCGCGTTCTATTAAGTCCATTAAAACAACAAAAACAAAAGAGTTAATATAATTTTAGGTTCCATGCTCTTATGATGGCAGATATTCTTTTTATTTTTCAGTTAAATCATTAATTTGCGCACTGCGAGCTTCAAGTTACAATTTTGTCTTCTAATTCTTTTGATAACATTCCCTAAAACAGAGCATCAGGGTATTCAGCCCATGAAAAAAAAAATTACCCTCAAACATTAAATGAGCAACACGCAAAAAGTTTGCTTCTGCACGCAAGCCTAAAAAATCTTCTATAACCTGAACTAATGTTTTAAATTGAAACATTCTGTTTGCTTTTTTCCATTATCTTTTCCAAATCCGGCACATTCTGCGCTCTGGAAATCTCATCCCTCAATTTCCTTGCGCCTTCTAAAGATTTAGTAAACCATTGCGCATTCATTTTTAGCTCAGCCAAATTAACTTTGCAATGTTTTTTGTAAAGTTCATACCACTCATTAAACAAATACTTTGGTTTAATGTCTTTACCTTTAGCAAGATAATGCTTAATTTTTTTAAACGCATAAGGATTACCAATTGTAGTCCTACCAATCATAATAGAATCACATTTTGTTAAATGAAACATAAGTTGAGCATCTTCACCTGTAAAAACATCACCATTTCCAATAACTGGAATTGAAACGGTTTCTTTAACCTTTTTTATTTTGTCCCAGTCTGCTTTTCCTGAATAACCTTGGGCAGTTGTGCGCGCATGTACTGTTATCGCACTTGCACCGGCATCTTCACAAATCTTCGCAATTTTAAGATAATTTTTTTCAGTCCTAATTTTTACAGATACCGGAATCGCAACAGCTTTAACCACAGCTTCAACAATTTCTTTAACCTTGCTGGGTCTTTTTAATAATGCGGCCCCTGCGCCTTGATCAAGAATACTTTTAGAAGGACATCCTAAATTAATATCAATCATATCAACTTTATCTTCATATATTTTTGCGGCATTAACAAAATTCTCAGTGTTTTGACCAAATAATTGCTGCACAAACGGCCTTTCCTCTTTCAAAAATTTAGTCATCTCGAGACTCCGGGAGTTTTCTCTAATCAGCGCATTTGCAGAAACCATTTCATTAAAAATTATATCCGCCCCATATTTTTTACAAAGTAATCTAAATGGCAGATTATTTATCTCAGCCATTGGCGCAAGAATGATTTTTTTGTTCAGATCAAGCTTCTTCATACTCATACCTTAAAACAGCTGCAACACCACCCATCTCTTTTAACTGAACACCCTCTCTTGTATCTGTAGAAATAATTTTAATAGTTGTACCCATTTTTTCAGCTTCTGCTTCAAACTCAGTAATTATTTTATCATCTAACATTTCAGATAATAAAAGAACATCAACCACACCTAAGGGAATTAATCTTAAAACTTCATCTTTTCCATAACTTACCTGTTTAGGTTTAGTATTTAACAAATCAAAAAACTGCGACATTGCCCTTTTCTCGTCCATAACTTCTTCTTTTAGCAATAAATCTTCTGACCTGTCAAGTAATTCTTGCAATCCAAATTCACCGGTATAAGATAAATCTTTAGTGCCTATGATTCTCTTTTTTACATCCCCAGTTAAATAATCTTTACCCATAAAACTTTCAACTGTCGTTCCCGGTCCGCCTATAATAATGCCTTTTAATTCAGGCCTGCCCAAAAACGCTTCTTTCATATACTCTGCAATTTTTTTAAAATGATCCTTAATGGCCCCTTCTCTTAAACGCGCAAATCTTTGGGCGCTTTGACCCCCTGCTTTTATTTTCCCCGGCACTTCTGAATGAGTTTTACGTAAAGGTATAATCACTTTACCTTTCAACAAAGCAATCATTGCATCTCTCCTATCAAGAACAACTAATCCATAAAACTCTTTAATATCGAACATATCTTCTAAAGGTTCAAGAACAAACTCTTTATCGCATCTGTACAGTCTCTGATTTAATTTCACCGGGGGTTCAAGACTCCAAACCTTAATATCTGTTTGTCCTTCACGTTCTGCAACATTGCCTGAAAAAATCACCAAACCATTTTCAGGAGTTTTATTAAACAAACGCAAATGTTGAATCATTTTTTCAAGAGCGTCTTGCACGTTTTTTTTTGTGGAACTTGATTTAATATTTGAAGCTGTGCCTTGTTCTTGCGCAAGATGATTAATTATTTTATTCATATCATATCCCGCAGGAACATATACACTAACTAATTCAGTATGTCTTCCTTTAAACTCTTCCAATTCTTTAACAAATTTTTTCAAAGTATGTCTTTCTTTGCTAGTTATTATCATAATATTATAAACAAATTACTCCGTTTATAAACCTTGTGCATAGATAGCTTTATAAACTATCCAAATTTCTAAAGATTAATATAAAAGGGGCTGTGGGGTAGCTTGGCTATCCTTCGAGGTTTGGGTCTAATGAGACATTTGTCAATGATAGCAAAAGACCTTGCGACCCCGGTTCGAAACACAAATTAATCTTGTGCGAATATCCGGGCAGCCCCACCATTTATATCCAAAAACAGTAACATTTATAAATGGATTAAAAAGATTCTCTAGATGAGGCATCTATACAATGGCAAAAAAAAAACCGTTATCTACCAAAAGATTTGGAGCAAGATATGGTAATACTATTAAAGAAAAGTATGCTAAAATCGAATCCGAACAACGAAGACTGCACAAATGTCCTTATTGTAAACAACCAAAAGCAAAAAGACTTGCATCAGGAATCTGGCATTGTAAAAAATGTAATTCTAAATTTACAGGCAAAGCATATACTTTAAGTAAAAAAGCCATATTGGCTGTTGAAGGTGAATAAACATGGCCGAATACAAATGTTTCCAATGCGACAAAACCATAAGTCCGGATTATTTAAGAAAAAAAATACGTTGCCCCTATTGTGGCAGTAAAATGTTATTTAAACCTACTGTATTAACTACCAAAATTAAAGCAAGATAAAGGTTTAAGATGAATTATCATGCAGAAATTACTATTAAAAAAGATATAGAAAACCTCTATAAAAGTTTCCTCCCGGAAATTGCTTCTACACCAAGGGCAATAATTAATCTTAAAAAAACGGATAATAAATTAAAATTCATTATTGAAGCCCAAGATTCGGTTGCGCTTCGCGCAATATTAAACAGTATAACTAAATTATTAGATGTATATGAAAAGGTCCAAAAATGAACCAAGAATTGTCAAAAGAAACACAGGAAAAGATCACAC includes these proteins:
- a CDS encoding 50S ribosomal protein L37ae, which produces MAKKKPLSTKRFGARYGNTIKEKYAKIESEQRRLHKCPYCKQPKAKRLASGIWHCKKCNSKFTGKAYTLSKKAILAVEGE
- the dusB gene encoding tRNA dihydrouridine synthase DusB, with protein sequence MKKLDLNKKIILAPMAEINNLPFRLLCKKYGADIIFNEMVSANALIRENSRSLEMTKFLKEERPFVQQLFGQNTENFVNAAKIYEDKVDMIDINLGCPSKSILDQGAGAALLKRPSKVKEIVEAVVKAVAIPVSVKIRTEKNYLKIAKICEDAGASAITVHARTTAQGYSGKADWDKIKKVKETVSIPVIGNGDVFTGEDAQLMFHLTKCDSIMIGRTTIGNPYAFKKIKHYLAKGKDIKPKYLFNEWYELYKKHCKVNLAELKMNAQWFTKSLEGARKLRDEISRAQNVPDLEKIMEKSKQNVSI
- a CDS encoding DNA-directed RNA polymerase subunit P, which codes for MAEYKCFQCDKTISPDYLRKKIRCPYCGSKMLFKPTVLTTKIKAR
- the prf1 gene encoding peptide chain release factor aRF-1; amino-acid sequence: MIITSKERHTLKKFVKELEEFKGRHTELVSVYVPAGYDMNKIINHLAQEQGTASNIKSSSTKKNVQDALEKMIQHLRLFNKTPENGLVIFSGNVAEREGQTDIKVWSLEPPVKLNQRLYRCDKEFVLEPLEDMFDIKEFYGLVVLDRRDAMIALLKGKVIIPLRKTHSEVPGKIKAGGQSAQRFARLREGAIKDHFKKIAEYMKEAFLGRPELKGIIIGGPGTTVESFMGKDYLTGDVKKRIIGTKDLSYTGEFGLQELLDRSEDLLLKEEVMDEKRAMSQFFDLLNTKPKQVSYGKDEVLRLIPLGVVDVLLLSEMLDDKIITEFEAEAEKMGTTIKIISTDTREGVQLKEMGGVAAVLRYEYEEA